In Helicoverpa armigera isolate CAAS_96S chromosome 20, ASM3070526v1, whole genome shotgun sequence, one DNA window encodes the following:
- the LOC110375861 gene encoding eIF-2-alpha kinase GCN2: MSDETNEERQDNELAALQAIYGDAVVDNREVVAWKIWRPNDLMLTLNPLHNSDIKGVHCSVTLHFKCCANYPDKPLCIAIHKMRGLSTDNAMQLLAELEDLAKKLCGEVCIFQLAQHAQQFLHDHNKPTLSFYEEMVKQKNEQEQLKLHDLKVKENEERKKMKDEIQRRQEILRGAGRHRTHRSSISQDDSLDGTGDAPELVCYADDKMSPVKKIVRTKTVDIPCTCKNKGVQVVRITQKNNKKVYISNCLGHSSNGATTYLAIDDEGERLIAKKWITPPATDFQTRSRQLTSMQQDLKAMCRLNHPAITPYVAMETIKDANKRTAKQYIYLFRSFVLGSALKSVKSRLGVFSDRYEGLKLLRHVALGVLGALKELHSVGIVHKDVRGQNVFLDDVGGVKLVGIGLDMRLTEMLDGDTYCERQTAAQDIYATGQMLLSLVSQERTYMEIPSDLPSSAKDFFARCLTEDEQSQWSAEQLMNHVFLTDAPAKVPSNKENNDEGSGSEDDDAVKKMHHSSPVTNGHSRLHAEFEVLTWLGKGAFGDVLKVKNKLDGGFYAIKRIKLNPESVQLNKKITREVKLLSRLNHENVVRYFNAWIESSIEVEEDDTSVEIEVPDVKRPDSLQGVVAKLGQDIKVEWSMSEAPVQKTSTSSESEDDDDEPDPWFTIMSPEDGSSSGVEFEEDSNVSQTIPSEDVVDAPRKSLERIRQVLYIQMEFCEKHTLRHAIDNGLCQEHFRAWRLFREIVEGLAHVHQRGMIHRDLKPVNIFLDSNDHVKIGDFGLATKAFTALPVDEKAKQEEIGGSLTGQIGTALYVAPELLQSSSKVIYNQKVDIYSLGIILFEMFHPTLDTGMERMMVLSNLRSKDIIMPKGFEKEDNARQIHVIRWLLNHEPSLRPTCAELLGSSHVPRAVPEGALAGLLAHALSDRAARGYGRLVAACLHQVPSRAEDYTYHNDMRTKPNELLLKIKDDVIKVFRSHGASEFSPPLLIPRAAAWDQYPNAVKVMTASGSVVHLPHDLRLPFARHTAYNGTKYMRRYVVDRVFREKHVKGFHPREIIECAFDIVSPRTDSLWPDSELLIVASRAATESGLKVSLQLNHTELLRTLLLSCGVPLDKHSDMYPVLVDVCFGRITSLQLQTHLTSLCVTNRDVSNLLRLMEADVPVHEVRELVTPFVKQAKLSKVVAQAVHDLEAVYRNTKALGCECPITVAPFLAYNATQHCGIFWQISVIRNTDHKPTAKHRAGDLIAAGGRYDALVSEFWKVARTEDHDSAELKSSSVGFSMSLERMAAILKKMEPEMIASSSPSVESRLTCVCVWGTAGSGRDGQAAARRAALARDLWAAGLSAAAWPAASADAHDLARPAIVLLQDDATARLAYWDGVSLREHKVPYIDVLDFIKQKLLSPQDPIKTPDAGQYRTLSWTESEKSNNGTCISVTFITASDRMTKNSKRHCENQINTQMTSILVSLGLQPVLCRVRVNVLALSCEAACVRLLAASLTAPLDADEIAHAFATVTEMYPKRRNILDDALSELTAIAKQCNQCKCEETQLYALYSIPDSLCRLIT; encoded by the exons ACCTTTATGTATTGCAATACACAAGATGCGAGGTTTATCTACAGACAATGCAATGCAACTACTGGCTGAATTGGAAGATTTGGCTAAAAAGTTATGTGGAGAAGTCTGTATATTTCAACTGGCACAACATGCACAG caatTTCTCCATGACCACAATAAGCCTACACTGTCGTTTTATGAAGAAATGGTGAAACAAAAGAATGAGCAGGAACAGTTGAAATTACATGATCTGAAAGTTAAGGAAAATGAGGAG cgaaaaaaaatgaaagatgAGATTCAGAGGCGCCAGGAAATACTCCGCGGCGCCGGCAGACATAGGACGCATAGGTCTAGCATCAGTCAGGATGATAGTCTCGATGGCACTGGCGATGCGCCGGAGTTGGTCTG TTACGCCGACGACAAAATGTCTCCAGTCAAGAAGATAGTTAGAACTAAAACAGTTGATATACCCTGTACTTGTAAGAATAAAGGAGTTCAAGTTGTAAGGATTACTCAGAAGAATAATAAGAAGGTTTATATTAGTAACTGTTTAG GCCACTCATCAAACGGTGCGACGACTTACCTAGCAATAGACGACGAAGGGGAGCGTTTAATCGCCAAAAAATGGATCACCCCCCCAGCCACCGACTTCCAGACCCGATCCCGCCAACTGACTTCCATGCAACAAGATCTGAAAGCCATGTGTCGACTCAACCACCCCGCCATAACCCCTTACGTTGCCATGGAAACGATCAAAGACGCGAACAAACGGACAGCAAAACAATATATATACTTATTCAGGAGTTTTGTTCTAGGGAGTGCGTTGAAAAGTGTTAAAAGCAGACTTGGTGTGTTCAGTGATCGTTATGAAGGGTTAAAATTACTTAGGCATGTGGCTTTAGGGGTCTTAGGGGCCCTAAAAGAGTTGCATAGTGTGGGGATCGTGCATAAAGACGTGAGGGGTCAAAATGTTTTCTTGGATGACGTAGGGGGGGTTAAACTGGTGGGGATTGGTTTGGATATGCGGCTGACTGAAATGCTGGACGGTGATACGTATTGTGAAAG ACAAACAGCAGCACAAGATATTTACGCAACAGGACAAATGCTTCTATCACTTGTATCTCAAGAACGAACTTATATGGAAATACCATCAGATCTGCCGAGTTCCGCTAAGGATTTCTTTGCAAG gTGTTTAACGGAAGACGAGCAATCTCAGTGGTCAGCAGAACAGCTGATGAACCACGTGTTTCTGACAGACGCGCCTGCTAAAGTGCCCAGTAATAAGGAAAATAATGATGAAGGCAGTGGTTCTGAG GATGACGACGCAGTCAAAAAGATGCATCATAGCAGTCCAGTGACTAACGGTCATTCACGTCTGCACGCGGAGTTTGAAGTGCTCACGTGGCTCGGAAAAGGTGCCTTCGGGGATGTGCTGAAG GTTAAAAACAAACTTGACGGCGGTTTCTACGCGATCAAACGCATCAAGCTTAACCCTGAAAGCGTTCAGTTAAACAAGAAGATAACTAGAGAAGTTAAACTGTTGTCCCGACTTAACCATGAGAATGTGGTTAGATATTTTAACGCTTGGATCGAATCTAGCATTGAGGTTGAAGAAGATGATACGAGTGTGGAAATTGAGGTACCTGATGTTAAGCGCCCTGATAGTTTGCAag GAGTGGTCGCTAAGTTAGGCCAAGACATCAAGGTGGAATGGTCGATGTCAGAAGCGCCGGTACAGAAGACGAGTACGTCTTCTGAATCcgaagacgatgatgatgaaccgGATCCTTGGTTTACTATCATGAG TCCAGAAGACGGATCCAGCAGCGGGGTGGAATTCGAAGAAGACTCGAACGTCTCTCAGACCATACCTTCGGAAGACGTAGTGGATGCTCCTCGCAAGTCCTTGGAGAGGATCCGGCAGGTGCTGTACATACAGATGGAGTTCTGTGAGAAGCACACGCTGCGACACGCGATAGATAACGGACTGTGCCAAGAGCATTTCAGAGCTTGGAGGCTTTTTAG GGAAATAGTAGAAGGCCTAGCCCACGTGCACCAAAGAGGTATGATCCACAGAGACCTGAAGCCAGTGAACATATTCTTGGACTCCAACGATCATGTGAAGATTGGTGATTTTGGACTCGCTACTAAAGCATTTACCGCCTTGCCTGTTGATG AAAAAGCCAAACAGGAAGAAATAGGCGGCTCTCTGACAGGACAG ATCGGCACAGCTCTCTACGTAGCACCAGAGTTACTCCAATCAAGTTCCAAGGTCATCTACAACCAGAAAGTGGACATCTACTCCTTAGGCATCATACTCTTCGAGATGTTCCATCCTACGCTGGATACGGGGATGGAAAGGATGATGGTACTCTCTAATCTGAGGAGCAAGGATATTATCATGCCTAAGGGCTTTGAGAAGGAGGATAATGCGAGGCAGATTCATGTtattag ATGGCTTCTAAACCACGAGCCCAGTCTTCGTCCAACATGCGCGGAACTATTAGGCAGTTCCCACGTCCCCCGCGCCGTGCCCGAGGGAGCCCTAGCAGGCCTACTCGCACACGCGCTCAGCGACAGAGCTGCTCGAGGCTATGGGCGCCTGGTAGCTGCCTGCCTGCACCAGGTGCCGTCCCGGGCTGAAGACTATACCTACCACAATGATATGAGAACCAAGCCTAATGAACTGTTGCTAAAAATCAAAGATGATGTCATTAAG GTGTTCCGCAGCCACGGTGCCTCAGAATTCTCCCCACCACTGCTGATACCTCGAGCAGCTGCGTGGGACCAGTACCCGAATGCTGTGAAGGTCATGACAGCATCTGGCTCCGTTGTGCATCTGCCTCATGATTTGAGGCTGCCTTTTGCAAG ACATACAGCATACAACGGCACGAAATACATGCGTCGTTACGTGGTAGACCGGGTGTTCAGAGAGAAGCATGTCAAAGGTTTCCATCCGAGGGAGATTATTGAGTGCGCCTTCGATATCGTTTCTCCTAGGActg ATTCTCTCTGGCCAGACTCCGAGCTCCTAATAGTGGCAAGCAGAGCGGCAACAGAAAGTGGCCTAAAAGTGTCGCTACAGTTGAACCACACGGAGCTGCTGCGAACACTGCTGCTGTCGTGCGGGGTGCCGCTGGACAAGCACTCAGACATGTACCCCGTACTCGTCGATGTGTGCTTCG GGCGCATAACAAGTCTTCAACTACAAACCCACCTAACATCCCTCTGTGTGACCAATCGTGACGTGTCGAATCTCCTCCGTCTAATGGAAGCGGATGTCCCGGTCCACGAAGTTCGCGAACTCGTCACACCGTTTGTGAAGCAAGCTAAGTTGAGCAAAGTGGTGGCTCAAGCGGTACATGATTTGGAAGCCGTTTATAGGAATACTAAGGCTTTGGGCTGTGAG TGCCCAATAACAGTCGCCCCATTCCTGGCGTACAACGCGACACAACACTGCGGCATATTCTGGCAGATTTCAGTGATAAGGAATACGGATCATAAGCCCACTGCTAAACATCGAGCTGGTGATCTCATTGCTGCTGGTGGCAG ATACGATGCTTTAGTATCAGAGTTCTGGAAGGTAGCGAGGACGGAAGACCATGATAGTGCAGAACTGAAATCCAGTTCAGTAGGATTCTCCATGTCCTTGGAGAGAATGGCCGCCATTTTGAAGAAGATGGAACCTGAGATGATTGCTTCTTCTTCTCCGAGTGTAGag TCCCGCCTAACCTGCGTATGCGTATGGGGCACTGCAGGCAGCGGACGGGACGGACAAGcggccgcccgccgcgccgctctTGCCCGAGATCTATGGGCTGCAGGCCTTTCCGCCGCCGCATGGCCCGCCGCCAGTGCCGACGCTCACGACCTGGCCCGACCCGCTATAGTGTTACTGCAAGATGATGCTACTGCCCGACTTGCTTACTGGGATGGCGTAAG ttTAAGAGAACACAAAGTGCCATACATCGATGTATTAGATTTCATCAAACAGAAATTACTCAGCCCTCAAGATCCTATAAAAACTCCTGATG CAGGTCAATACCGCACGTTGAGTTGGACTGAGAGCGAGAAGTCGAACAATGGTACCTGTATATCTGTCACGTTCATCACTGCCAGCGATCGAATGACTAAGAACTCCAAGAGGCATTGTGAGAATCAG ATAAACACCCAAATGACCTCAATACTAGTATCACTAGGCCTACAGCCCGTGCTGTGCCGCGTCCGAGTAAACGTGCTAGCGCTGTCATGCGAGGCGGCCTGCGTGCGGCTGCTGGCCGCCTCGCTCACCGCGCCGCTAGATGCCGACGAGATCGCACATGCGTTTGCTACTGTTACTGAAAT GTATCCAAAACGTCGTAACATACTCGACGATGCTCTCAGCGAATTGACAGCAATAGCTAAACAATGCAACCAGTGTAAATGTGAGGAAACACAACTGTACGCTCTATACTCTATACCCGATTCTCTATGCCGGTTGATCACGTGA